TGAAgttacacaaaaacataacGATGGCACTAACGTCAGTTAGGTTCAAACTAGTGTAATATAAATAGTGTTAAAACATAAAGGGGTCGTTACCATTGTTTGCCCAAATCCCGTTTTCATTGAAATTAGCTACATGCTAGTTAGAGACTCAGAGGCCTCATCACTTTCGACAGTTTTATAGCTAGCAAACGCTAGGGATCAATTCCTAATGAGAACATACTGCACTTTTTACAGatttaaagaaattttttaGACCCTATTTATGTAAAACctaaataaaagagaatatGATCAGATTCGAAATTCTGGTCTCAAACTGCGTATTTAACTGACTCAGCTAGCACAGTTAGCATAGTTAGCATAGCATAACTaacagttagcacaacatgagcTATAGCTTCTCTGTCGGTACAAATACAACGACCGActgattaccttttttttttcagatccgtCGATAATGGTACTAATCTTCAGAACACTGTATAGTGGTGTGTATTTCAAAAATGGTGATCTTTTCCGGCATTAGGAGATTCTATTTTCTCTAACATCAGACCATCCGTTATCTTTACACTCGTTTCCGTTTCCGGTGATTGGGAATGATGGGAAATCTTACGAAAGACAAGAATCGTTTACGTCCCCTTTGTGAAACGTCGCTAGCAAAACACATGAGTGACTACAGTTATACTTTTACAATATTTGTTGcttgtagttaaaaaaaataaaataaaatacattctcCCAGTTGTGGGCGTTGGTGCGTTCACCTGACATACTCAGTGAATGCTAAACAATATAAGTAGGTGTATAGGTTTacttaaaaaatgtgtgtgtgtgtgtgtgtgtgtgtgtgtgtgtgcgcgcatgcatGCATCTCTCTTTGAAATGTGTAGCACGTAACAATGGTCAGTTTAATTAGACAACTGGCTGTAAAATGTTAACCTGTCTCTAAACATATTACAATTTCTCTCCTAAGTACAAAATTGTAttgtatgattatttattattattagtagtagtagtagtagtagtagtagtagtagtagtattctgGCTACTTGTGCACGATCTGTTTCACTAAACCACATTCTGAATAACTTTAATGGAGTGAAAATTccctttttattattgtatggACACACACTGGATATGCAGTCACTGGTGTGAGTGATGTAAATGCACGTGTTGCTGACATATCAAAATGCAACAGACGTTTCAGAACACTCAGatcaatgaggggaactgcgtCACGGGTGTTCGATGACGTCGCGTGCGAAAAAAAAGTAGCACAAAATGGACATGTgccacaaaatgtttttttttttgttggtcttatgctgtatggtttagagacagtgtcactgaagaagagacaggagtcagagctagaggtagccgagctgaagatgttgaggttctctttgggagtgacaagattggacaggattaggaacgagtacatcagagggacagctcatgttggtttaaatttatacaatacacaagtttcactatttgagttgaattacttacataaattaacttttccacgacattctaatttattgcgATGCACCTGTATCGTATACAGTCATTGGTTACACCCATAAAAGAAATGCTTTTCTAAAATAAGCATTCTTATTGATATTTAATTCCTCCCATTTTCTTTCGTCTTACTAATATATGGcaaactatttatatatatcagCTAGACATCAGCATGTATGTAAGATTACCCataatttaataatgtatttaagaTTACTCAACATTTTCTGcatctgttttaaatgtgagAATACACTAGTTCCCCAATAATATATTAAGCATCAAACAAAATTAACTGCTACTAGAAGGAATGAATTTTTTTCAATCTTTTTTCATTGTCATGCAAATTATATTAACGCTTATCTATCTGATTCTACACCAGCACCACCTGGAGAGTCCAGACAGTGAGCTATAGATCTGCTCTTGTTGATAGTTTCACTTCTCTCCTTAAAATcagtatgtgacaaaatattgttattgttcagGCCCTAGATAAATCTAAAGAGGAATGATTTTGGTTGGACATTCTCTCATTTTTGTGTCATTCTAACATGCTTTTAGAGTTAGTGTATAAGATGTAGTTTTGAACTTGCATATTTTCTGCACCCCCAACAAATGTCAGAATAAAAAGCAACCAAGTGGGCATGGGTAACCCTGAAGCTGTTCATCCATAGATGCATACATCCATAGCCTATACGCTGAGCTTTACAGATCCGTTAAGGCCAAAACTGAACCATGTTGCTGGTAGCATCATGGGGAACTTTTCATCCGCACTGACTGGCAAACTAGTCAGAGTTGAAGATAAGATGGATGGAGACAAACAGAGCACaatccttgaaaaaaaaaaactgttcaagGCTGCAAGAGACTTGAGCCTGGGGAGGAGGTTCACCTTTTGCAATTACATTGGAGTGGTTCCAAACTACAATGTCTTACAATGGCCTCAATCTGATAGAAAATTTGTAGTATGAATCACCAGTGATCTCCAACCAATCTGACAGAGCTTGAGCCAAATATGAGGGCTCAAATGTGCAGCAAActattgttttgcttttttgttttactaaCCTGTAATATATTGCACctttaaatgttagaaatatTATTTACGTCAAATGGCAAAATCCCAGTAAAGTCTTTTTGACTTCCAAGCTTTGACACAACAAAATGTTGAAAAGATCACAtgggtgaatatttatgcaaggCACTGGGTATATTTGGGGCTGCTTATTTTATGTAGCTGATACAAACGTCTGGGTCATGAGAGGATGTCCAGTCAAAAAGTTTTAAGCATGTAAGTCTGCATTGTGCTAGATTCATAATCTGATTTACTGTATGCAGAATTGCAGAAGCAGAAAAAAACCCCAGTATATAATGACTCATAGAAATAACAGAAacacattcatatttaattatcTAGGTCTATGTGTTTTGCTAATCAAGAAATGGAGTAAAATAAAGTCATTGGATGGCTGGTAGAAATAGAAGTAATTTATAATAAGAATAGGCACAAGCCTACACAatgattttaaatacaaaagctGTTTTCAACTTTTCAGTTTAGACAGATGTTGACCTGAGAAGTTACAAATTTGTGTTAAATGAGCAGAGTGGAAGTGTTCTGGAGAACAAGAATGGCCTATTTAATTCTAAATGCTGCAGAcaaggaaaatgaaaaaaaaaggcatacaGTGCACCCACGTAACAAATGTTCATTAGGCCTGTGATTAAGAACAGCATGAGAACTGCCATGGTTCAAATCTTCAAGTCAAGCAACTAAAAAGAGTTGGGCAGCTAAAAAAAATAGTGACATGACAAATGTTGACAATTTCCAAAAGCAGCATTCAAAatctcattttaatttgtatatttactccataaacattattacaaaaACTCAGCAAGTTACCAATATTACATTGTCACCATACAGGCGGgttcacaaatatttaaaacttttgCAACAGTTAcaacataaaccaaaaaatacTAGAATAATTTACatgaaaaaatctaaaaaacagcaaatagttcacaaattagatttttgtcttcatttttcttcaattatgtatttgtgtttttccacaataacacaatactcCCACAACAAGGTCAATTTCGTCGTACAAAACTCCCAACAAAAATGtcgataatgttttttttttaggttactTGATATTTTGGTTTTTAAAACCAGAAACCTTTTTATTATCCATCCTTTCCACTGCCTGCATAGGCACAAAAAAGGTTACTCACACATACTAATACTTCACAGCACTTTCTAAGAAAAATATACACTTACAAAATATGTTACAAATTGGCACGgagaaaaatatacagtattttttatgTCAAGAGTTTGTTAAGAATCCCTCTAGAATCAACTCTAGACAATATTTATAAAGCTCAATAATCTTTTCAGTCAAAAAAGTAATCCAATTAACGTCAAATAATTATGGTGTGGATACATCAAACATAACCATATATTATACATTCATAAAGAGAGGATTAGAATTTTCTCTTgtttataactgtatatatttagatatagtCATATCAGGGAGGAACATTTGCTTTCTTAGCACCAGTAAGAAGAGGCAGCTCAACAGTGGTACACTGTACAAATCTCAAAGAAATACATTCAATTGAAAATAGGCAGAAATGAAAGAAGGCAGGCAAGAGGGCATGACAGCCCATGTGCAGTTTTTTCCATCACCAGCATGTCCTGGTCCTTAATTATGGCATGCTAGACAGAATGTAGAGAGGCAAAAGGACACAGGGCAAAACTGAGCAAAAAATGTTATGTTGAAATGTTGCAGTAATGAATGAGCATACTTTTTAGGCATTAAGGCATTTTCCATATCCCTTGTCCCTCCAAATATTTTCTAgaatattacttttataaatcAAATGTGGTAAATACAGTGTCATGCACATATACTCACCAcccattttaatataaacaacTGTAtccatgcaattatccaatcatgtggcagcagtggaAGTTGTAAAATCATGATACTGGTCAAGAGTTgcagttaatattcacatcaaatatATGATTGACTTTAACCTTGGCTTTTTGGGGCCAGACAGACTAAACATTTGAAAAACTAAAGAATTTGCAAATATGTCAACATTAACTAAAGCTGTTAACCTGCTTATGCATTGCACTCCATTATGCTCCAACCTGATTGggtgattggataattgcatgaataagCATGTGTACAGGTTTCCCTAATTGGCCTGGTGGGTGTAAAAGGATAATTCAAGGTCAAGGTTTAATTTTTGTACTCTCCCCAACATGATATTAgtgaatatatttgtatatatgtagCAACAGGTCCTGGTTCTTGGCTTAGTTGGCCAATACACAAGATATTTGAACATTAATCATTTATGAGTGAAACATTCATAGTTCAAATTCCAGACCAAGCCCTATTGGCCTATTTATACCAACACCTAGTGCACAAATATTTCCATTCAGATGTTCAAAATGCAAGCAGGAACTAGTTCTGCATATGGgtatatgaaaataatttatgGATGATAATGAGCACGTAATTGCAAGATACCATCATTATTTCTGTACcactgttagacatgtgatatGCAAAGTAAGGAAAATTgaattcacatacagtacatttcaaaTTTGTGGACCTTAAATGCCTTACATACTTCAGATGCAACTGGTCTTTGTTTGCTGTggaataatgttaatgttgttttgctaatgttgctaataAGCAGTAGAAGTTTGTGATAACCAATTATTTTCAACCAATAAAGGCAAAATAAAGTTCTCAGACACCTTGACTGATACTGTcggctaatatatatatatatatatatatatatatatatatatatatatatatatatatatatatatatatatatatgtgtgtgtgtgtatgtgtatgtgtgtgtgggtgtgtgtgtgtgtttgttaactGACTACAAAACTGTTTGCTGTGTAAAACATTCATAATGTGTAAATCcccaaaacttttaaaaaataacaagacaGAGGGTGTCATGCATGCACATTCACACCCTGTAGCAATTTGGTGTCACCAATCTGCCTACCTGCACGTTTTTTGAAGGGATAGAAAGAAAACGATATACCTAAACAAAACTCCATATAGACAATGACGCGGGCTCAGAAGAAAACCCAGGACCTTGGGGCTGAAAGACAGCAGTGCCACCCATTGTGCTACCATTTAGCTTAATAATTTTCAAGAAATTTCTTAAaagtgtatctctctgtctaactGAGCAGATTATTGTCTTGATACACAGTAATCACACAATAATGATTATTGTATTGATACTTGAAATAATTTCTTACATACATTCTTATTTATGTAGGAAATTATTTCAAGTATTAGTACAATATGGACAAATTTGGACCTTCATAAATTAGTGGTCATAAGCTTCCATtatgtgtttctttttgtcCATGTAGTTCCTGAAGTAGAATATGAATACCAAACATTTTAATCATACTGTTGCATTTGagatttttgtacattttcatcTTTACTTAACCTTCACACTTATGTGAATTATGTGAATTTCTCCAAAAGTATTCCTTTTAATTTCAGCACTCATTTAAAATAACCTGAAACAGGCATTCCCATGAATTTGAGTAAAAAGAATCACATAGTCATTACCGTGCTCACCCTTAAATGTCAGTATGGTGTCCTTCATTACTCAGAAGGGACAGTGTCCATATCTTCTGATGTGCTTTTCATCATTCcttgtttgtctttattttcaaAGACACATAATGCTGAGGTAAATTGATTTTGGCAAGTCAGTGGAAAGAAGACAGTTCGGTCTTGTTGTTTTGGTTATGTGAGTGGCTATGTACCACTGTCAGCTGCAGGTGCTCTTCACAATCTAGGAAAAATCTGGAATGTTAACTCTCACAGTCTTGAAAGGGTACGACCAAAATTCTTATGAGTAGTAAATTCAACAGCcagtatttatattaaataaatttgcaCAGAGTTTACATTTGGCACATTGATCTTTAGAATTTGTGTTGTCATTAAATAGTGCATTTCTGTACAGGGACACCGAAAAAGTGAGTTTCCATGGCTTAAAAATGTCCCTCTAAGATAAGTTCCAGTAATACTCCTGTAAAAGCATAGTAAaagcataaaaatgaaaattataattccatgccatcagtacaaaaaaataGGACAAAATGTAAATCTGATATGTCTTTGATACAAAATGGTCCCAATATGTGCTATTGATGTTTTAGGGCCTACAAAGGATGTTGCTTATCCAAGAGAGCAGGATGAGCATTTTGAATTGAAAAAGTCAGGCAGTATGGGGGAGAACGCAAGACGAGGTTATCCTGATTTGCATACAAAACCTAATTGGGGAGCTTACTCTACTGTACACAACAGCATTTTTATCCAAATAGCTACGTTTCAAACAAAGAAGTATAATAACACGTTTAGGGTAGCAAATTTAACTTTTCAAAATGGCTCCCAAGAAGACACATTGCATttatgaagggttttttttttgtatcttcagaCAAAAAGAACCAAAACAACTACAAGGAAAAATTGCAAAAGCATGAAGAAAATGCAGCCATGGTAGGTTAAAATCTCAGTCAAGCCTTGCACAATCACTCAATAGGTAGTTTGTAAGTACATGTAGTTTCTCATGCAAGATATCTATATCTTCTTCAGAGGGCCAAAATAAGGAGGTTGGGTCAAGGATAATTTCCATGCATCTCTGGCTTTGAGTCTGTGCGTGTATGCCAGGGATTAAGGGCTGAGCAGGAAGTGGGGGAAAGTGAGGAACGTGCATCAGCAGCTAGTTACAAAATATTACCTCAGTTTTTCAAATGAGGTCATCAATGCTATGTCCTTATTTGGGTCAGCTCGCTTGCCTTTTAGGTTTTCGATGCGAGGGAATTTTGCGCTGGTTTTGTGGCggtacatttttttgtgtgcaggTCCATTTATGCCTGGTACCCCAAGGTTAGACTTATCAAAGATGTTACAGCCCAGAGCCAATTGGGGGAAAAGGGGATGAGAGGCATTGAACTTGGCTTGATTTTTGCCACATTTTCCCCCTCCTTTCTTGCCTTTTGTACCTTCAGCAGACACAGTACCTTTTTTCTTGGGCTCAGATGAGGTACCTGCCAGGATTTTGAGAGTCTTTAACTTTAGACTATTTGCCTCTGAGGGTAAGCAGATGTCTGTTGCAGGGCCCCATATTGGCTCAATAGAGGTCATCATGAAACGCTGCACTTCGGCCATCCCTGATACTATGTTAGAAAGGATGTTGGATGGCTCTTCAAACTCTCGCTGGTCATCTGTGTAACTGTTGGTCTCTGACAAACCAATTCCTGTCCAGTCCTCAGAGCTGCTTTCTGTCAGCTGGTGTGTCATACACTTTGAGTCCCCGAGCTGTCCTTTAGCTTTTTCATCCAATAAGGCTTTAAGCTTTTTGGAGGCTCTTGAATTCTGTCGTGGGGTCTTGACCTTCTCGCTCTTTGCAGCTTTTGGTTTGgatgctttgctttttttagcACTTTGTCCTGAAGTTTGCTTGTTGCTGCTTTTCCTCTTTGAGCCTTTTTTCCCGCTGATCAGGTCAGCACCTTGCTCATCAAAGtcatttactgactttttttccAAGCTTATATGGTTGTCATTATTAGAACTGTTGACCTGATACTGGTGGCTATCTACTGCAAATCCACCCATGTGCTCTTGGTGTTCTATCATACTGCAATTCCATTTTACCTCTTGAGCACCCTCCAATGTCAGCTCAGACCCATTCTGTAGAACCTTAGGATTCCCCAATATCTTCAACTCCCGCCATGTGACCTGCGGGGACAAGTTGGGTGTCTCAGGAGGTGAGAGCTCTGACAGTGATGCATGTCTGAATTTATCTGGAGTGAAATTGGAGATATCCAGCAAGTCTGTTGACTCCCTCAGTGGTGTGATTGCATCAATGCTCTGCTGAATCACCAGTTTGGGACTGCAGTGGGCCAGAAAGTTCTCGTTCACATCATTCTCGCCATCTTTCTCACAAGATTTGAGACTTATAGAGCTGTAATTGCTGGAAGTAGCTGACAATGAGCCAACTGAGTCAAAACTTATGAGCCTTCCATTGTCACTGTGCAGTGTCCCTCTTTGAAACTGTAGCTGGCCTTCCACACTGGGAACTTGACATACTTGGAAATCTGATTCAGGTGGTAGTGTTTGCTCAGGCATGTAATTTTTTTCATACAGCATTCTGTTGGTATCCATCCCCAACTGACTGTACCCTGGAACTGCCAGGTTCTCTGAGATTGGCATCGTAGTAGGGAAGTTGTTGGGAGCCTCTGTCAAAACCGCTGCCTCAGGGATATCCGTAGTGAAATGCTGATTTGGATCAAGCTGGGTGTGCCACATTTGGGTGAGACTGGGGCAGTTCTGAGGAGACTGTTGGAGTTCTGATTCAGAAGGTGGGGAGAGTACACAGCTTTGGGCAAGCTGAAGAGAAGCAAACTGCTGCTCTTCCAATGAGATACCCAGAGATTGTTGCCTGGTATTGTTGTTctgctgagagaaaaaagagccaCCAGAGCCACCCAAGGAGTCAGAGGCTTCCAACAATGTCTGCAGATAGCCTCCAGGAATAACAGACATTCCTGTAGCCACATCATCAGATGACGTAGCTTTGTTATATGAGCAGGTGTTAGACATGAAAACTACTTTTTCAGTGGTCTCAGCTGTATGGCTCTGAGGACTGTGTGCAGATGAGTTGATCTCTGTTTGGTTCCCACCTCCTAGAGTGTCCTTATTTTCTGTCACAGCACATGTTTCAGTGTTGTTTGTCTTGCTTTTATTGTTCTCTtcaatttttttcagtttctcacttcTGAGTCTTGCTTCACTTTTGAATTTCCGGATTCTGACCATTTTATTCCCtattctcctctcctccctctcttgTGATCTGCTCTTTGGGGTAACAGTGGGTATGATGTTGTTTTGGTCCAATGTATTTGAACAAGTGGGGTTTGATATTGTTAATGGCCTTGCTGTGGAAGCTGTCTCTTCTTTAGACCCAGATTCCTGCCTCACATCAGAGTGCTTGTGGGGTGATTGCAGCACAGCTCGAATTCTCTGAAACCTAAGTCTGTTTGCTAGTTTGTGTTTCCTTTTAGGAGGTCTAGAACTAAATGGCTGTTCTTCATGCTCCCTCTGTTTCTTCTGCCAAAAATCCTTCAGAGGAGCcagtttttcatatttattaattgCGTTCTCATTTAAACTTATAGTCGTGACTGTTGGATCAGTTTTGCCGAGCTTTACACACATGCATTTTTCCCCTTTGAACCTGTTGACaattatgtatttaattatcaCAGGTGGCTCTTTGCGAGAagattttcttctctttttaggGCACCAGTCATCATCCTCTTCCTGTCTTGGACCAGAAGGCGTCTGTTCAcgcttttcattgtttttttcactttcaaTGGAATCAACATCATAAAGGTAGTCATCACTGTACCTGACTTTTCTTTTTGCTCTTAATCCGTAGTTTAGTGGATTGGAAGAGCAAACATTCTTTTGTgaatatatatttctctctttgCTCTCAAGAAAAGTGTCAATGGAGGACCCAGTGCTAGAGCTGTCATCGCTATAGTCTTCTGAGTCTTCAGTTGAGTTGCTAGAATCAATAAAGTAGTTCATTTTTGGACTGTAATCAGATGCCCTCTCTAAGGAGCTTTCACTGTCATTTTCTTTATGTTCATTCTCTAGTGCAAGGTCTTCAGGTTTAGGTAAGAAGTCGTCTGCACTCTTCTTTACCACACTATCAGCACTTTTTGTAGAGTTTACCAGAACACTGGGAAAGAAGTTAAACTGTGTTTCCTCCTGCAGGACATTTGTCTTTTCCCTCATGTTGTCCTGGAAAGACTCATAGCGGATTTTCAATGAGCACATGTCACTGCTCAAGGCAgaatcatcatcgtcgtcaaaCATATAGTTATCCACATCCTCCTCTGAGAAAAGATTTACTGAGAGCTCGTTTCTTGAACATAGGTCCAGTAATTCCATTTTGCTCTCACTGATAAAAGACTCAATGTAACCCCAGTCCTGATTTGAAGTGGGGAGCAGACCATCCTCTCCATTGCATTTGTCCAGCAGAAG
The Tachysurus vachellii isolate PV-2020 chromosome 13, HZAU_Pvac_v1, whole genome shotgun sequence genome window above contains:
- the nexmifb gene encoding neurite extension and migration factor; this translates as MDVLKETGLLVPALNSVQTNALDQTGSCELRGNLKLYAAADNTFPLSSSVAVLSAQRGGSDGHRVALALREYCLTSPPSPQTQTEAPDQSTDESSSCAISLTACVTKDVNPWSLSEESNKPPLTIMEPMGISGMTEDCLIQQSRPCLGCIIETKDVLDNEPIINLKMTDMNREYDACSIANMQCMGLSETGSCSEQLLDDQLLSFPMPKSQLGEKKNLDKTENDPDQTSRNMYEGLLLDKCNGEDGLLPTSNQDWGYIESFISESKMELLDLCSRNELSVNLFSEEDVDNYMFDDDDDSALSSDMCSLKIRYESFQDNMREKTNVLQEETQFNFFPSVLVNSTKSADSVVKKSADDFLPKPEDLALENEHKENDSESSLERASDYSPKMNYFIDSSNSTEDSEDYSDDSSSTGSSIDTFLESKERNIYSQKNVCSSNPLNYGLRAKRKVRYSDDYLYDVDSIESEKNNEKREQTPSGPRQEEDDDWCPKKRRKSSRKEPPVIIKYIIVNRFKGEKCMCVKLGKTDPTVTTISLNENAINKYEKLAPLKDFWQKKQREHEEQPFSSRPPKRKHKLANRLRFQRIRAVLQSPHKHSDVRQESGSKEETASTARPLTISNPTCSNTLDQNNIIPTVTPKSRSQEREERRIGNKMVRIRKFKSEARLRSEKLKKIEENNKSKTNNTETCAVTENKDTLGGGNQTEINSSAHSPQSHTAETTEKVVFMSNTCSYNKATSSDDVATGMSVIPGGYLQTLLEASDSLGGSGGSFFSQQNNNTRQQSLGISLEEQQFASLQLAQSCVLSPPSESELQQSPQNCPSLTQMWHTQLDPNQHFTTDIPEAAVLTEAPNNFPTTMPISENLAVPGYSQLGMDTNRMLYEKNYMPEQTLPPESDFQVCQVPSVEGQLQFQRGTLHSDNGRLISFDSVGSLSATSSNYSSISLKSCEKDGENDVNENFLAHCSPKLVIQQSIDAITPLRESTDLLDISNFTPDKFRHASLSELSPPETPNLSPQVTWRELKILGNPKVLQNGSELTLEGAQEVKWNCSMIEHQEHMGGFAVDSHQYQVNSSNNDNHISLEKKSVNDFDEQGADLISGKKGSKRKSSNKQTSGQSAKKSKASKPKAAKSEKVKTPRQNSRASKKLKALLDEKAKGQLGDSKCMTHQLTESSSEDWTGIGLSETNSYTDDQREFEEPSNILSNIVSGMAEVQRFMMTSIEPIWGPATDICLPSEANSLKLKTLKILAGTSSEPKKKGTVSAEGTKGKKGGGKCGKNQAKFNASHPLFPQLALGCNIFDKSNLGVPGINGPAHKKMYRHKTSAKFPRIENLKGKRADPNKDIALMTSFEKLR